The Solanum lycopersicum chromosome 2, SLM_r2.1 DNA window TGAGGACAGCTACTTTGATGTATAATGCCAAGGCTTATAAACAACTCTTTGCACTGATAGTTGAAAAACTCTGTTCCATTGTCTGACCTTATTGTCTTGATGATGTGCCCAAACTGATTCTTTATCAATACAAAGAAATTCTTTATAGCTACTATGGTTTCAGATTTAAGCTGTAACAAATGAACCCAAGTATATCTGTTGCAATCATCAACAATAGTAAGGAAATAGTATTTCTTATCAAATGTGGGAACTTTGTATGGTCCCCAAAGATCCATGTGTACAAGTTCAAAACACTTAGAGGTCTTTGATGCACTGATTGGAAATGACAATCTAGTTTGCTTAGCTAGTGGACAGACTGAGCAGCTAGTAAGTGAATCAGTGTCTTTATTGTTATGCAATAGTTCTAGGCTATGCAATACTTGATTTGAAGGATGACCAAGCCTTCTATGCCACAATTCACAATCTTGTAATGATACCTCTGCAACAATTCTCTAAGGCTTTTGAGTTTCATATTTGTCTTTCATGCCAGAACCATTCCTGAATATGTACAGGCTTCCTTCTTCCCTACCAATCCCCTTCACCCTGCCACTGTAAAGATCCTGAAATATACAGAATTCAGGGTAAAAGGAAACAAAACAAGATAGTTCCCTGGTTAACTGTGATACAGATAATAGGTTGAACTTAAAGTCAGGTACACACAACACATTTTTGATCACTTCATTGTTAAACAAACATGTTTCTCCTATGTGTGTTATAGAGGCCTTATCACCTGTAGGTAAGTTCACCTTGTCTTGATGAGAACCAGCTGTACATTTACTGTTTCTTAGCAAATGTTCATTTGTTGTAATATGATGAGAGGCACCAGAGTCTACTATCCAACAATGAGAGGCAACATTAGTTGAAAAACAATTTGCCATACCTGTCATGTTGGCATGCTTTATTTCCTTCTTATCTTTCCCTAACATGTccattatttgtttatattccCCATCAGTAAATGCATGTCCTCTGGCAACAAAAGCATTGTTTACTTCATGATGATTAGAAGAAGTTTCTCCAGAATTCTCTTTGGATATGTTGTTAGCCTCTCCAGCATAATTGTAGCTATTTCCTCCAGATGAAGATTGCATTTGACCTGACCTTGTATTACTGAAACCAGATTTCTTTCTATGTTTCCAATCAGCTGGATAGCCAATTAATCTGTAACAATTCTCCTTAGTGTGCCCAGTGTACTGACAATGTTCACATCTTCTTCCCTTATGATTCTGGTTCCCTTGATTGTAATTGTTTCCTCTATTAACATTCATAGCTAATACATCAAGTACCTTATTAGCAATAGCTACACAAGCAGTTTGTTGTTGTAGCTCATCCTCTATAATCATGGCATATGCTTGATTAATAGTAGGAGTGACACCTTTTAATAGAATCTGTCTTTTAGCCTGTTCATATGACTCATTCAAACCACTAAGAAACTGAATTAGTCTAAGTTGATACAaatgatctgcatattctttggACTTTGGACATGCACAGCTAGGAGTTGGTACAAGTGCATCAAATTCCCCCCACAAGTTCAACTTAGTATAATAAGATGAAACAGAATCACTACCTTGTGAGATTGTGTTGATTTCTCTGTGTAGCTGATAGATTCTCATTCGATTGACTTTGTCGAACCTCTCTTTCAAGTCTTGCCAAACTGTATAAGCACTGGTAGCATACACTATTCCACTTAGAAGGACTTCACTAACTGAATTCATCAACCATGACAATACAATCGCATTGCATGTTTCCCATTGCTCATGTAACTCATCTCGATACAAAGATCTACTGCAAGCTCCTGTAACAAATCCAATTTTCCTCTTCCCTGTCAAAGCAATTCTCATTGATCTGCTCCATATTCCATAGTTTTCAGGTCATGTGAGTTTGACAGGAATCAGAACTGCATTTGAAGCATCCGATGGACCTATATAAAGAGGATCATTTGGATCAATTCTTCCTACCACCATTGCTATCTTCTTCACAACTTTACACTATTCTGATCTACTTCTTATTTGTCTAACTAGATTACTAGTataacctgctctgataccatgaaaaATTCTAGTAAGGAACTTGgaaaaactccattgaagctccTAAGATCAAGctgaattgaagaagaagaaaaaggaagtTCTTATTTCTCATTACTCACAGATCTTGCACCTATCCCTTTATGTACAAAATACAGATTCTGTTTTCAATATAGAATTCCTAACTAACTCTAATCTTCCACTCACAATTACAGCTCATTTACTAACAGAATTTATTCCTAACTAACCATGTGCAAAGTAACAGAATTAACAGAAAATGTGACACTTAGCAGAATAACAGAAAACGTGAAGGTTAACAGAAGATACTATCATCTAATAGTCAGAGTGCTACAAAGTAAAGATAAACTTACTATAAGCAGTAGCTTAGCTTCTCAAAGGATTCTTAAATCTACTATTGACATCAGGTCACGGACGCTTGGGCACAAGTTGGCATATCTCTCAAGGGTGTAGCTAAGTTTTGAAATATCAGGAACATGCGTCGATTTAACATGTAAAACATTTGTTCATAAAAGAGATACGGACAATACCAAATATGATCTAGAGCAAAAAGATCCACAGTCAATCTCATATTTGTTCCATTTCCACAGCTGTTTGAGAAATGTTTGCATACAATATGTTCCAATCAAACTAATGATATTTGGGTGACAAGCATATATTATAATGCTAACTTCATGAAAACAAATCATGAACTAACATGTTACTATGAATCAACAATGCTTAATCCTAAACCAGTTGGGATAGGCTAATTAGCCAACATACTACTTACTGAATAGAAAAAGCTTAAACTTGACTAGCACAGAATTAGCAAAAGATTTCAGACCAAACACAAAACTCTCTCCAAATGAGAGAGCAGCTAAATTCAAAGTAAGAAGGCATAAGAAAGAGTTCATGACCAGTTTAGCTTTTATCCTGAGTAATGTAGCCTTCCTTTCGCCCCTCAAAGCCCGGCCTCATGAGCTTCTTTTCCCTTTTGGCAATCTTCCTCATCTTCTTCTCCTTGGCTTTGCCAGCAATGTTATCCCTTCTCTTCTGCTGTCGCTCATTCTTCATCTTCTCCGTAGTCTGAATTCTTTCCTTCCACTTCTCAGAactcttctctttctttctcttatCCTTCTTCAAACTCTCCTTCAACAACTTAGGGTTATCAAACACCTTCAATCCCATTGCCTTGTTTGCTGCTGCCTTCCATGCTTCCTTATCCGCCAGCGTCTTATTCTCCCTCTTCACCTCTTCCAGCCTCTTCAGTCTTTCCAACTCTTTGGGTTTGgatactttcttcttcttctttttcttgtcatAGTCGTCTCCTAATTTAACTTTCCCAAACTCTATGTCCTTTTCCATTGAAGTATCTTCTCCATTGTCGTCTTCACCCCTCTTTCTCTTCTTACCATCGGATTTCTCTAAAGATGCATCCTTTTCACTCCTCTTGCGCTGATTAAATTTGTTTCTCTCCGAACTCTCGCCATCACCCCGGTTACCGCGGAGCATTTCGATTTTTCTGTGTAGCCTACGCCTCAACTCTTCGTAAGTACCAGAGTAGTTATCGTTGTTAGGGTTATCGTTTTCCTCCAAATTAATAGGCGTAGGTTCACCATGATCCTCCTCGCCGGAATCATCCTCCTCGTCAGTTTTTTGCTTTTTCTGAAGGGATTGTTCGAGGAGGCCGACAGTAGAGGACTGTTCTTTCTTCTCGGGGTCAAGCCGGTTGCGGCGGGCGAGTTTGAGATTCTCCCTGGATTGTTTCTTCAATGAAGCTTTGGCGGCTTTGGGAAGGCCTCGATACCAGGTATCGGGTTCATCTTTAGGGAGGTAGAATCTAGGAGGAATTAAGTCAATCAACTTGTCGAAGAAGAGCCTGTTATCCCGGATTAGGGCTTTCAAATCTATTGTGGTGCTGGCGGTTACGGCGGTAGCGTCCGCCGT harbors:
- the LOC101246009 gene encoding ribosomal RNA-processing protein 14-C, giving the protein MKKKQKSTTISAEDTADATAVTASTTIDLKALIRDNRLFFDKLIDLIPPRFYLPKDEPDTWYRGLPKAAKASLKKQSRENLKLARRNRLDPEKKEQSSTVGLLEQSLQKKQKTDEEDDSGEEDHGEPTPINLEENDNPNNDNYSGTYEELRRRLHRKIEMLRGNRGDGESSERNKFNQRKRSEKDASLEKSDGKKRKRGEDDNGEDTSMEKDIEFGKVKLGDDYDKKKKKKKVSKPKELERLKRLEEVKRENKTLADKEAWKAAANKAMGLKVFDNPKLLKESLKKDKRKKEKSSEKWKERIQTTEKMKNERQQKRRDNIAGKAKEKKMRKIAKREKKLMRPGFEGRKEGYITQDKS